Proteins co-encoded in one Papaver somniferum cultivar HN1 chromosome 5, ASM357369v1, whole genome shotgun sequence genomic window:
- the LOC113280883 gene encoding uncharacterized protein LOC113280883 — translation MGVCSCSTISRSALLIPSMATQRLSFSPAPSVTPAAASKKVFVVKAAKTTTAGTTRIKLLTRVEQLRLLTKAEKAGLLSTAEKAGLSLSTIEKLGLLSKAEEFGVLSAATDPGTPVTLFNLSLALLVLGPLCAYIVPEDYPWEIVLQVLVALVSVLGGSASFAASNFVSNLQKST, via the exons ATGGGTGTTTGTAGCTGTAGTACTATATCAAGATCAGCACTACTAATTCCATCCATGGCAACACAAAGATTAAGTTTCTCCCCTGCTCCTTCTGTTACTCCTGCTGCTGCCTCTAAAAAG GTCTTCGTAGTCAAAGCAGCAAAAACCACTACAGCAGGAACAACAAGAATCAAGCTTCTCACCAGAGTAGAACAGCTTAGACTTCTAACAAAAGCGGAGAAAGCTGGCCTGCTGTCGACAGCCGAAAAGGCCGGTTTGTCCCTCTCGACGATAGAGAAACTCGGATTACTCTCAAAAGCTGAGGAATTTGGAGTGTTGTCAGCAGCAACAGATCCGGGAACTCCAGTGACTCTTTTCAACCTGAGTCTGGCGTTACTTGTTCTTGGTCCACTATGTGCTTACATTGTCCCTGAGGATTACCCATGGGAGATTGTCTTGCAGGTGTTGGTGGCTCTCGTTTCTGTTCTGGGGGGTTCAGCTTCATTTGCTGCCTCCAATTTTGTATCCAACTTGCAGAAATCCACTTGA
- the LOC113280882 gene encoding ras GTPase-activating protein-binding protein 2-like produces the protein MATETPVVVVPSAQVVGNAFVEQYYHILHKSPELVYRFYQDASVLSRPGLNGVMSTVSTMNAINQKILSLNSTDYKAEIKTADAQYSHVDGVIVLVTGCLTGKDNVGRKFTQSFFLAPQEKGYYVRNDVFRYLDEDQVLKPETVLVNGTSESITAAPVPQELEPSHVPEPVPDTTAPIEKELSNGVEVHEHPNNEVEVVVQEEIVEEPPQVQPVQIEARQLAEPAVPVVQGDAPKKSYASIVKVAKANAGPAPVNVPTTTIKLKPATAGQKAPAPAAPTPAHGASAPNSNSAPANSNVVEEVEGHSIYIKNLPTTATDEQVEKEFKSFGPIKPGGVQVRSNKGFCFGFVEFEHLSSMQNAVKAGSVTIASRQVYIEEKRTTTRVGGRGRGNFSGRGGFRNDFRGGRGGGNFSGGRGYPRSDFGNRGDYSARRGPSGGRGEGYQPVEQNGNGKVAGGRQGGTNQATVTA, from the exons ATGGCAACAGAAACTCCTGTGGTGGTTGTTCCAAGTGCTCAAGTGGTTGGGAATGCTTTCGTCGAGCAGTACTATcacatccttcacaagtctccgGAGCTGGTTTACAGGTTCTATCAGGATGCCAGTGTTTTAAGTCGACCAGGGCTAAATGGTGTTATGTCAACAGTGTCAACCATGAAT GCCATAAATCAGAAAATCCTGTCGTTAAACTCCACAGACTACAAGGCAGAGATTAAAACTGCAGATGCTCAATACTCTCACGTGGATGGGGTAATTGTTCTGGTAACAGGGTGTTTAACTGGGAAGGACAACGTAGGAAGGAAGTTCACACAGTCGTTTTTCCTGGCCCCACAGGAAAAGGGTTACTATGTTAGAAATGATGTATTTAGGTATCTTGACGAGGATCAAGTGCTGAAGCCCGAGACCGTGTTGGTTAACGGAACAAGTGAAAGCATTACAGCAGCTCCAGTGCCTCAAGAACTTG AACCCTCTCATGTTCCTGAGCCCGTGCCAGATACCACAGCACCTATTGAGAAGGAGCTGAGTAATGGtgttgaagttcatgagcatCCGAACAATGAGGTAGAGGTGGTTGTGCAGGAAGAGATTGTTGAGGAGCCTCCTCAAGTTCAACCAGTGCAAATTGAAGCTCGGCAATTGGCAGAGCCTGCTGTGCCTGTGGTGCAAGGAGATGCTCCAAAGAAGTCATACGCTTCAATT GTGAAAGTTGCAAAAGCAAATGCTGGGCCTGCTCCTGTGAATGTGCCCACTACCACTATAAAGTTGAAACCTGCTACTGCTGGTCAAAAGGCACCTGCACCTGCAGCACCAACTCCAGCACATGGAGCGTCAGCTCCTAATAGCAACAGTGCTCCTGCCAATAGCAATGTTGTAGAAGAAG TTGAGGGGCACTCCATATATATCAAGAACCTGCCAACAACTGCAACAGACGAACAGGTCGAGAAAGAGTTCAAGAGTTTTGGGCCAATTAAGCCAGGAGGTGTTCAAGTCAGAAGTAACAAG GGATTCTGCTTTGGCTTTGTCGAATTTGAACACTTGAGTTCCATGCAAAATGCCGTGAAG GCTGGGTCGGTTACTATTGCGAGCCGCCAAGTTTATATCGAAGAAAAGAGAACCACAACAAGAG TTGGTGGCAGAGGCCGTGGCAATTTCAGTGGAAGGGGTGGGTTCAGAAATGATTTCAGGGGTGGTCGTGGTGGTGGCAATTTCAGCGGTGGACGAGGATACCCAAGAAGTGATTTTGGAAACCGTGGTGACTATTCAGCACGACGTGGTCCATCAGGAGGACGCGGTGAAGGCTACCAGCCAGTGGAGCAGAATGGGAATGGAAAAGTTGCAGGTGGTCGTCAAGGTGGAACGAACCAGGCCACTGTTACTGCTTGA